Proteins encoded within one genomic window of Bacillus thuringiensis:
- a CDS encoding kinase, which translates to MSTSEIINVMKKHKENRFILGIDGLSRSGKTTFVTNLKENMKQESIPFHIFHIDDHIVERNKRYDTGFEEWHEYYYLQWDIEWLRQKFFQKLQHETKLKLPFYNDKTDSYEMKKVQIPIVGVIVIEGVFLQRKEWRDFFHYMVYLDCPRETRFLRESKETQKNLSKFENRYWKAEDYYLETESPKDRADLIIK; encoded by the coding sequence ATGAGTACGAGTGAAATAATAAATGTTATGAAGAAGCATAAAGAAAACCGCTTCATTTTAGGCATAGATGGTTTAAGCCGTTCAGGAAAAACAACATTTGTAACAAACTTAAAAGAAAATATGAAACAAGAAAGTATTCCGTTTCATATTTTTCATATTGATGATCACATAGTAGAGCGTAATAAACGCTATGATACAGGATTTGAAGAATGGCATGAGTATTATTATTTGCAATGGGATATTGAGTGGCTCCGTCAGAAGTTTTTTCAAAAGCTACAACATGAAACAAAACTGAAATTACCGTTCTATAATGATAAGACAGACTCATACGAAATGAAAAAAGTACAGATCCCCATAGTAGGTGTAATAGTAATTGAAGGTGTTTTTCTACAGCGAAAAGAATGGAGAGATTTCTTTCATTATATGGTGTACTTGGATTGTCCAAGAGAGACGAGGTTTCTACGCGAGAGTAAGGAAACGCAGAAAAACCTTTCAAAGTTTGAGAATAGGTATTGGAAGGCAGAAGATTATTACTTAGAAACGGAATCGCCGAAGGATAGGGCGGATTTAATCATCAAATAA
- a CDS encoding GNAT family N-acetyltransferase, translating into MGFPKLETERLQLRELTLLDAETMFRYFSKESVIRYFGMDSFENIEQAKTTIQTFKNRYEEGSVFRWGIEKKGTGQLIGTCGFHLINHHHKRAEIGYELDDTYWGQGYATEALQAILTYGFETLQLIRIAAVVYVENKASQKLLIKAGFQEEGLLRKHMIQNGVAHDTILYSLLKEEWKK; encoded by the coding sequence ATGGGCTTTCCGAAACTAGAAACAGAACGTTTACAATTAAGAGAACTAACACTGTTAGATGCAGAAACGATGTTCCGTTATTTTTCAAAAGAATCTGTTATACGTTATTTTGGAATGGATTCTTTCGAAAATATTGAGCAAGCGAAAACAACGATTCAAACGTTTAAAAATCGTTATGAAGAGGGAAGTGTATTTCGCTGGGGAATAGAGAAAAAGGGGACGGGCCAATTAATCGGAACGTGCGGTTTTCATTTAATTAACCATCATCATAAGCGAGCTGAAATTGGTTATGAGCTAGACGATACATATTGGGGACAAGGGTATGCAACGGAAGCGTTACAGGCGATTTTAACTTACGGATTTGAAACGTTGCAACTTATAAGAATTGCTGCTGTTGTATATGTAGAAAATAAAGCTTCTCAAAAATTGTTAATAAAAGCAGGATTTCAAGAAGAAGGATTACTTCGAAAACATATGATTCAAAATGGAGTTGCGCATGATACGATTTTATATTCTTTATTAAAAGAAGAGTGGAAGAAGTAA
- a CDS encoding VOC family protein has translation MNLKMKYIILYVEKFEECLRFYKDVLQLPIKAEHGTYIEFNTGTTILAMNTRQDVKELTGLPLTEGELQSSHFELGFVVENVQETIEQFREQGIKILVEPIVKPWGQTIAYIADPDGNYIEICSSLE, from the coding sequence ATGAATTTAAAAATGAAGTACATCATTTTATATGTAGAAAAGTTTGAGGAATGTTTAAGATTCTATAAAGATGTATTACAGTTACCGATAAAAGCAGAGCACGGAACATATATTGAATTTAATACGGGAACTACCATTTTAGCGATGAATACGCGGCAAGATGTGAAAGAATTAACAGGACTACCGCTTACAGAAGGTGAATTACAGTCTTCTCATTTTGAATTAGGATTCGTTGTTGAAAATGTGCAAGAAACGATTGAGCAATTTAGAGAACAAGGTATTAAGATTTTAGTTGAACCAATTGTGAAGCCGTGGGGACAAACAATTGCATACATTGCTGATCCAGATGGGAATTATATTGAAATTTGCAGTTCATTAGAATAG
- a CDS encoding DUF2812 domain-containing protein: METKRVFKFFTAWNLEKEEAFLRKMHQQGWALQKYNLMYTFQKTEPKDVIYKADFRLVYRDSKEQQQEYFEIYEMSGWKRVTSFTSWNYFCKEVEEVNELPDIYSEKETRIQKLNQLLVFFVIMLATILPSMYNLFISPMESRVPMWAKVMTGLTGCMWIYFFIRLTWKIKKLKGEIL, translated from the coding sequence ATGGAGACAAAAAGGGTATTTAAGTTTTTTACGGCATGGAATTTAGAAAAAGAAGAAGCTTTTTTACGAAAGATGCATCAGCAAGGTTGGGCATTACAAAAATATAATTTAATGTATACGTTTCAGAAAACGGAGCCAAAAGATGTAATATACAAAGCTGATTTTAGATTGGTTTATAGAGATTCGAAAGAACAACAACAAGAGTATTTCGAAATATACGAAATGTCAGGTTGGAAACGCGTAACAAGTTTCACAAGCTGGAATTATTTTTGTAAAGAAGTAGAAGAGGTAAATGAATTGCCTGATATTTACTCAGAAAAGGAGACGAGAATACAAAAACTAAATCAGTTATTAGTATTCTTTGTTATTATGTTAGCAACTATATTACCATCAATGTACAATCTATTTATAAGCCCGATGGAATCAAGAGTGCCAATGTGGGCGAAAGTTATGACGGGTCTTACAGGTTGTATGTGGATATACTTCTTTATAAGACTCACTTGGAAAATTAAGAAATTAAAAGGTGAAATATTATAA
- a CDS encoding PadR family transcriptional regulator, translating into MNTKARKYIPLTEATYYILLSLVKPMHGYGIMQLVEEMTNGEVKLGPGTLYGNTTKLLKEKLIVEVASTDRKKCYELTPLGKEVLELEYNRLQRSVRNGNSILGE; encoded by the coding sequence ATGAATACGAAAGCGAGAAAATATATTCCGTTAACTGAGGCGACATATTACATATTGTTATCACTAGTGAAACCAATGCACGGATATGGAATTATGCAATTGGTAGAAGAGATGACAAATGGAGAAGTAAAGCTCGGTCCTGGAACTTTATACGGGAATACGACGAAGTTATTAAAAGAGAAATTAATTGTTGAAGTTGCCTCAACAGATAGAAAGAAGTGCTATGAGTTAACGCCACTTGGTAAAGAAGTATTAGAGCTAGAGTATAACAGGTTGCAGAGATCTGTAAGGAATGGGAATAGTATATTAGGGGAGTGA
- a CDS encoding AAA family ATPase, protein MINKLKENIGSVFVGKENVIDLLIVSLLADGHVLLEDVPGTGKTLLAKTLSKSIGGNFSRVQFTPDVLPSDVTGIEYFNPKTSEFELRFGPVVANILLADEINRAMPRTQSSLLEAMEERQVTLEKQSTPLPKPFFVIATQNPIESQGTFPLPDAQLDRFLMTISIGYPNPEDELQMMRRFRNDAPLENVTSIITLHDILEAQKRVREIFVSEPLEHYIIKLAHATRNHDYIANGVSPRATLALVRAVQALAFLRGREYCTPEDIQFLVPSVWNHRIVLSMEGALRTTKNEIMQRILKEVDVPVEIEQA, encoded by the coding sequence ATGATAAATAAATTGAAAGAAAATATAGGATCAGTTTTTGTAGGTAAAGAAAATGTTATCGATCTATTAATCGTTTCCTTGCTTGCTGATGGACATGTGCTTCTTGAGGATGTGCCTGGTACAGGGAAAACGTTACTTGCGAAAACACTTTCTAAAAGTATAGGTGGTAATTTTTCTCGCGTTCAATTTACACCGGATGTACTTCCGAGTGATGTGACAGGTATTGAATACTTCAATCCGAAAACAAGCGAATTCGAGTTAAGATTTGGACCAGTCGTGGCAAACATTTTACTAGCAGATGAAATTAACCGTGCAATGCCGAGAACACAGTCTAGTTTATTAGAAGCGATGGAAGAACGACAAGTGACGCTTGAAAAGCAGTCAACTCCTCTTCCTAAACCGTTCTTTGTTATTGCGACGCAAAATCCAATTGAATCTCAAGGAACGTTCCCCCTTCCAGATGCACAGCTTGATCGCTTTTTAATGACCATTTCTATAGGTTATCCGAATCCTGAAGATGAACTACAAATGATGCGACGTTTTCGTAACGATGCACCACTAGAAAATGTCACATCTATTATTACTTTACATGATATTTTAGAGGCACAGAAACGAGTAAGAGAGATTTTCGTATCAGAACCGTTAGAACATTACATTATTAAACTTGCTCATGCTACAAGAAATCATGATTATATCGCTAACGGTGTAAGTCCGCGTGCCACACTTGCTTTAGTACGTGCAGTTCAAGCCCTAGCCTTTTTACGCGGGAGAGAATATTGCACACCAGAAGATATACAATTTTTAGTTCCTTCTGTTTGGAATCACCGTATCGTCTTATCAATGGAAGGCGCATTACGTACTACAAAAAATGAAATTATGCAAAGGATTTTAAAAGAAGTGGACGTACCTGTGGAGATTGAGCAAGCATGA
- a CDS encoding DUF58 domain-containing protein, producing MNGQRVVTVPLFFQLHIIQLSVPGAILFTFFMPQRIIMFFFFFYYLFAIFIYKYVAYIEKEFQVINEKQTTRLFPDESGQFFIHLKNGASIPLVNGVCYFHLDPSLLPNKDQGIEQISKTLFSFPFSQPAHSMQKWDLTLTATKRGVFQIEQFECVLKDPFHLLSVHLPVFDKLRTEIIVYPSSKEVAGLQELQQLLNGSYRTNFSFYNDETSIIGVKRYERESFRSIHWKASAKMQSLQAKQYEPVKNYSWTICLSLAADRGFGWKENIEDLISFTTYICQYATKHQIPFELFISVLAEGGPLHLPLNEGQTHYAKALEELARISDDSTLIPKQGFLHYTNRKGERSSTMIYIGFQKNDLSLLSQPTFLINNEGMVENLENLALSR from the coding sequence ATGAATGGACAGCGCGTTGTAACTGTACCTTTATTTTTTCAACTTCATATTATTCAACTAAGTGTGCCAGGCGCTATACTATTTACATTTTTTATGCCGCAACGAATCATTATGTTTTTCTTTTTCTTCTACTATTTATTTGCGATTTTCATTTATAAATATGTCGCTTACATAGAGAAAGAGTTTCAAGTGATAAACGAGAAACAAACAACTCGCCTTTTCCCTGATGAATCTGGACAGTTTTTTATTCATTTAAAAAATGGAGCAAGCATACCACTCGTCAATGGTGTTTGTTATTTTCATTTAGACCCGTCCCTACTACCGAATAAAGATCAAGGAATTGAACAAATATCAAAAACACTATTCTCTTTCCCATTTTCACAACCTGCTCATTCAATGCAAAAATGGGATTTAACATTAACCGCTACGAAGCGTGGCGTATTTCAAATTGAACAATTCGAATGTGTTTTGAAAGATCCTTTTCATTTATTATCTGTACATTTACCTGTATTTGATAAGTTAAGAACTGAAATTATTGTATATCCATCATCTAAAGAAGTAGCAGGTTTGCAAGAACTTCAGCAACTTTTAAATGGATCTTATCGAACGAATTTTTCTTTTTACAATGATGAAACATCTATTATTGGTGTTAAACGCTATGAACGTGAGTCTTTCCGTTCTATTCATTGGAAAGCATCTGCGAAAATGCAATCATTACAAGCGAAGCAATATGAACCTGTAAAAAACTATAGTTGGACGATTTGTCTTTCTTTAGCTGCTGATCGCGGGTTTGGTTGGAAAGAAAATATAGAAGATCTTATTTCATTTACAACATACATTTGTCAATACGCTACGAAGCATCAAATACCGTTTGAATTATTTATTAGTGTATTAGCAGAAGGTGGTCCTCTGCACTTACCATTAAACGAAGGACAAACACATTACGCAAAAGCTTTAGAGGAATTGGCACGTATTTCAGACGATAGCACATTAATTCCGAAACAAGGATTTCTCCATTATACAAATAGAAAAGGAGAACGATCGTCTACAATGATTTACATTGGCTTTCAGAAGAATGACCTCTCCCTTCTATCGCAACCTACGTTTCTCATAAATAACGAAGGGATGGTGGAAAATCTTGAAAACTTGGCTTTATCACGTTAA
- a CDS encoding DUF4018 domain-containing protein: MKTWLYHVNDFILLFLLSLLTERDELITITIFLALGYVGVFLIHTFTKKKTTGFVILLMTQIIGCSLFLPFSLFGTIMLPLFFFIVHVIGPGYPVQKSLGGIVWFGISAIFYAPFPPLGKLLLLVIHIMITFWLTGANRNQQLLRFTSIITIGVMSILIVQVFPFIRVIFSFITEVVALGVGYIINPFLTAAELKDTEGVWASKGHLLKPRIEENGETPPDFDPTLINSITILACTAIAIYVVWKIIKKRKHLSLPNMPAFESTIITDKEGITQNRFKRNKPPHNEIRKEIFKLESKLTPPLNRKRGETVEAWLERINCEEDVNIESHIIINAYNAVRYSNEENTVLLQEFKEEVHKLHLYQKSLKKRKK; this comes from the coding sequence TTGAAAACTTGGCTTTATCACGTTAATGACTTTATTCTGCTGTTCCTCCTTTCGTTATTAACTGAAAGGGACGAACTTATAACTATTACTATATTTTTAGCACTAGGCTATGTTGGTGTATTTCTAATCCATACATTCACGAAGAAAAAAACGACTGGATTTGTCATACTGTTAATGACTCAAATAATCGGTTGTTCTCTCTTTCTCCCTTTCTCTCTATTTGGCACAATTATGTTACCGCTTTTCTTCTTTATCGTACATGTAATTGGACCAGGATACCCAGTTCAAAAATCGTTAGGCGGTATTGTTTGGTTTGGTATTTCAGCTATATTTTATGCGCCATTTCCACCACTCGGGAAGCTATTACTATTAGTTATACACATTATGATTACATTTTGGTTAACCGGGGCGAATCGGAATCAACAGTTATTACGTTTCACTTCTATCATTACGATTGGTGTAATGAGTATATTAATTGTTCAAGTTTTTCCTTTTATTCGAGTTATTTTTAGTTTTATCACAGAAGTAGTCGCATTAGGGGTCGGTTATATTATAAATCCGTTTCTCACAGCAGCTGAATTGAAAGATACTGAAGGAGTTTGGGCGAGTAAAGGTCATCTCTTAAAACCTCGAATTGAAGAAAATGGGGAAACACCTCCTGATTTTGATCCAACCCTTATAAATAGTATTACCATATTAGCCTGTACAGCCATCGCTATTTATGTCGTTTGGAAAATAATAAAAAAACGAAAGCATTTAAGTTTACCAAATATGCCTGCCTTCGAATCTACTATCATCACTGATAAAGAAGGTATAACCCAAAACCGATTTAAACGAAACAAACCACCACATAACGAAATTAGAAAAGAAATTTTCAAACTTGAGAGTAAGCTAACTCCTCCTTTAAATAGAAAACGTGGAGAAACTGTTGAAGCTTGGTTAGAAAGAATAAATTGTGAAGAGGATGTAAATATTGAGAGTCATATTATTATAAATGCTTATAATGCAGTTCGTTATTCTAATGAGGAAAACACCGTACTTTTGCAGGAATTTAAAGAAGAAGTTCATAAACTTCACTTGTATCAGAAGAGTTTAAAGAAAAGGAAAAAATAA
- a CDS encoding MFS transporter, which produces MQQNNDLNFEPQDVNIVNPKQARKAVVATGIGNAMEWFDFGLYAYLAVILSQLFFSGVDNSGLQLVLTFGTFAAAFLVRPIGGVFFGRIGDKYGRKIVLSTTIILMALSTLFIALLPTYEQIGVWAPILLLVARMIQGFSTGGEYSGAMVYIAESSPDKKRGILGSGLEIGTLSGYIAASVIVTILTLLLTDEQMLSWGWRIPFLIAAPIGLVGLYLRRHLDESPIFEEMEKAQEESEDNEQFSFMDIIKYHKKDFLLSTVIVAFFNITNYMILSYIPSYLTQVLKVKETTGLLIISITMALMIPLALYFGKLSDKIGNKRVVQIGLLGLTVFAIPAFLLIGNGHIAAIFAGIFVLGFFLSVYEGTLPSLLPSLFFTDVRYRALSISFNISVSIFGGTTPLVCSYLVHATGNPLAPAFYLTGVSIIGLVVFSVLFVTTSGRALKGSYPTVESKKEAHQIAKEDPEETLWWHEESLEIEAGKNASI; this is translated from the coding sequence ATGCAACAAAATAATGATTTAAATTTTGAACCTCAAGACGTTAATATTGTCAATCCTAAACAAGCCAGGAAAGCAGTAGTTGCTACTGGTATAGGAAATGCAATGGAGTGGTTTGACTTCGGATTATACGCGTATTTAGCGGTAATTTTAAGTCAATTATTCTTCTCAGGTGTTGATAATAGTGGATTGCAACTTGTACTTACATTCGGTACATTTGCAGCAGCCTTTCTCGTTCGACCAATCGGGGGTGTATTCTTTGGTAGAATAGGAGATAAGTACGGCCGAAAAATCGTGTTAAGTACTACTATTATTTTAATGGCACTTTCTACATTATTCATCGCATTACTACCAACCTATGAACAAATTGGTGTATGGGCACCAATACTACTTTTAGTTGCCCGAATGATTCAAGGCTTCTCTACAGGCGGCGAATATTCAGGAGCAATGGTTTATATCGCAGAATCTTCTCCAGATAAAAAGCGTGGTATACTCGGTAGTGGTCTTGAAATTGGAACACTCTCAGGTTACATTGCTGCTTCGGTAATTGTTACCATTTTGACGTTATTGTTAACAGATGAGCAAATGCTCAGCTGGGGCTGGCGTATTCCTTTCTTAATAGCTGCACCAATTGGTTTGGTCGGTTTATACTTACGCCGTCATTTAGATGAATCTCCCATCTTTGAAGAGATGGAAAAAGCACAAGAGGAATCTGAAGACAATGAACAATTTTCATTCATGGATATTATTAAGTATCACAAAAAAGACTTCTTATTAAGCACAGTAATTGTCGCCTTCTTTAATATTACAAATTATATGATTCTTTCGTATATTCCTTCTTATCTAACTCAAGTACTTAAAGTCAAAGAAACAACTGGCTTATTAATTATTTCGATTACGATGGCACTTATGATTCCACTAGCACTATATTTCGGTAAATTAAGTGATAAAATTGGTAATAAACGCGTCGTGCAAATTGGTTTACTTGGTTTAACTGTATTTGCAATTCCAGCATTTTTACTAATAGGTAACGGGCATATTGCCGCTATATTTGCAGGTATTTTCGTATTAGGTTTCTTCCTAAGTGTATATGAAGGAACATTACCTTCATTATTACCATCACTCTTTTTCACCGATGTACGTTATCGAGCACTTTCGATCTCATTTAATATTTCTGTATCGATATTCGGTGGTACAACACCGCTCGTATGTTCATACTTAGTTCATGCGACTGGTAACCCGCTTGCACCGGCATTTTATTTAACAGGTGTAAGTATTATTGGATTAGTTGTATTTAGTGTACTATTCGTTACAACATCAGGACGTGCGCTAAAAGGTTCATATCCTACAGTAGAATCGAAAAAAGAAGCACACCAAATTGCTAAAGAAGATCCTGAAGAAACACTTTGGTGGCATGAAGAGTCATTAGAAATTGAAGCAGGGAAAAACGCCTCAATTTAA
- a CDS encoding aspartate aminotransferase family protein has product MSDWFQLDKEYMMSTYCRAKLAIERGEGCKLYDVDGKEYIDLFSGVGVNVLGYNHPKIVQTTMDQVTKSLHLPFHFLNPVAIEYAKKLVDCSLKNGKVFFTNSGTEATETTLKLIDKYRAITHEEREGIVVLKNSFHGRTLGALHFTRQESVYQNFPKTSIPVYEVERENIEQLEETILHENPIAIMLEPVLGSGGIYPLSGEYLHGVQNLCEKYNVLLIVDEVQSGMGRTGKLFAYQNFNITPDIIQIGKGAGGGIPLGGIIVGEKLCDVFAPGDHGTTFAHSSMGTALGLTVLNTLLDDCLMQEAYETSLYLNDKLQDIQKENSYYIQEVRHAGMMFGISVNDKNENVKKLQIELMNKGMLVDVTQGNIIRLLPPYIITKEEIDAFTYEFISCVHNIAATASI; this is encoded by the coding sequence ATGTCGGATTGGTTTCAATTAGATAAAGAGTATATGATGTCAACGTACTGTCGTGCAAAGCTTGCGATAGAAAGAGGAGAAGGGTGTAAGCTGTATGATGTGGATGGTAAAGAGTATATAGATTTATTTTCTGGTGTCGGAGTAAATGTATTAGGATACAATCACCCGAAAATCGTACAAACAACAATGGATCAAGTTACGAAGTCGTTGCATCTACCGTTTCATTTTTTAAATCCAGTTGCGATTGAATATGCAAAGAAATTAGTTGATTGCTCTTTAAAAAACGGAAAGGTCTTTTTTACAAACTCTGGTACGGAAGCGACAGAAACAACGTTGAAATTAATTGATAAATATAGAGCTATTACGCATGAAGAACGTGAAGGAATCGTAGTGCTGAAAAACAGTTTCCACGGGCGTACGTTAGGAGCACTTCATTTTACGAGACAAGAAAGTGTATATCAAAATTTCCCTAAAACATCGATCCCGGTATATGAAGTTGAGCGCGAGAATATAGAGCAATTGGAAGAAACAATTCTTCATGAAAATCCAATTGCAATTATGTTAGAACCTGTATTAGGAAGCGGGGGAATTTATCCATTATCGGGTGAATATTTACATGGTGTTCAAAATTTATGTGAGAAATATAATGTACTACTTATCGTTGATGAAGTTCAAAGTGGTATGGGGAGAACAGGAAAACTATTCGCTTATCAAAATTTCAATATTACACCAGATATTATTCAAATTGGTAAAGGAGCAGGAGGCGGAATACCGCTAGGTGGAATTATTGTAGGTGAAAAGTTATGTGATGTATTTGCACCAGGAGATCACGGCACAACATTTGCTCATTCATCAATGGGAACGGCTTTAGGTTTAACGGTATTAAATACATTACTTGACGATTGTTTAATGCAAGAAGCATATGAAACGTCATTATATTTGAATGACAAACTGCAAGACATTCAGAAAGAAAATTCTTATTATATTCAGGAAGTGCGTCATGCGGGGATGATGTTTGGGATAAGTGTGAATGACAAGAATGAAAATGTGAAGAAATTACAGATTGAGTTAATGAATAAAGGAATGTTAGTCGATGTAACACAAGGGAATATTATTCGATTACTTCCGCCGTATATTATTACGAAAGAGGAAATTGACGCATTCACTTATGAGTTTATTTCTTGTGTTCATAACATAGCTGCTACAGCAAGTATTTAA
- a CDS encoding catalase: MDKKDLEAILMDENYDKQRHSLLGKDFNDNEERNEQAILHSQTVGSRGPVLEQDSVLHEALQEFIHEKILERPVHVKGFGAFGYFQTIYPMPEHTKLNFLQNANEKVPVMVRFSLAVSTKGTPDTARNVRGFSTKFYTKEGIFDLLCNHIPVFSVRDPMRFPETIQALSPSPKNNLIDPNRFWSFIARAPESIHFVVRLYSDNGTAKSLRRIPGHSVNTYVWRNAEGNRKYVKYHWYPFEGVQFITSEEANKLAAENPDYSGKDLYDAIANGKPVEYGLYVQLMDPKDEAHLSYDPLDDTKIWDEKAYPLIPVGKMVLNKNPENYMEQVEKVAFSPSNLLDGAELSDDKMLQGRANIYSDSQRRRIGPEFRKLKINKQQNWTPSNQITSGDGRYVEGKLERTSISKQDDFTQAGEFYAKLKPIEKEHLAQNLASDLKVISDDIRKIVLEYFNQVSTDLKTSIETKMKEH; this comes from the coding sequence ATGGACAAAAAAGATTTGGAGGCTATATTGATGGATGAAAACTATGATAAACAGAGGCACTCTTTACTAGGGAAAGACTTTAATGATAATGAAGAACGTAATGAACAAGCTATACTTCACTCTCAAACAGTTGGTTCACGTGGACCTGTTCTAGAGCAAGATAGTGTGCTTCACGAGGCGTTACAAGAATTTATTCACGAAAAAATTTTAGAAAGACCTGTTCATGTAAAAGGATTTGGTGCGTTCGGTTATTTTCAAACAATCTATCCAATGCCTGAACATACTAAACTAAATTTCCTACAAAATGCTAATGAGAAAGTTCCCGTTATGGTGCGATTTTCATTAGCTGTTAGCACGAAAGGAACACCTGATACTGCTAGAAATGTACGCGGTTTTTCTACAAAATTTTATACAAAAGAAGGTATTTTCGATCTATTATGTAATCACATTCCTGTCTTTTCTGTCCGCGATCCAATGCGTTTCCCTGAAACAATTCAAGCGTTGTCGCCTTCACCTAAAAACAACTTAATAGACCCTAATAGATTTTGGAGTTTTATCGCTAGAGCACCTGAATCCATACATTTCGTTGTCCGTTTATACTCTGATAATGGTACGGCCAAAAGCCTTCGCCGCATTCCAGGACATAGTGTAAATACATATGTTTGGAGAAATGCAGAAGGCAATCGAAAGTACGTAAAGTATCATTGGTACCCATTTGAAGGTGTACAATTCATTACTAGCGAGGAAGCAAATAAACTGGCTGCTGAAAACCCAGATTATAGCGGGAAAGATTTATATGATGCAATTGCAAATGGTAAACCAGTGGAATATGGTTTATACGTCCAGCTTATGGACCCGAAAGATGAAGCACATCTTTCTTACGATCCTTTAGATGATACAAAAATATGGGATGAAAAAGCGTATCCTCTTATACCAGTCGGCAAAATGGTATTAAATAAAAACCCTGAAAATTATATGGAACAAGTAGAAAAAGTCGCTTTCTCCCCTTCTAATTTACTAGACGGTGCAGAATTATCAGACGATAAAATGTTGCAAGGACGTGCGAACATTTATAGTGATTCTCAAAGAAGAAGAATTGGTCCCGAATTTCGGAAATTAAAGATTAACAAGCAACAAAATTGGACACCTTCTAATCAAATAACGAGCGGTGACGGTAGGTACGTTGAAGGTAAACTTGAGAGAACTTCTATATCGAAACAAGATGACTTTACGCAGGCTGGTGAATTTTATGCGAAGTTAAAACCGATAGAAAAAGAACATCTTGCTCAAAACTTAGCTAGTGATTTGAAAGTTATATCCGATGATATTAGGAAAATAGTTTTGGAGTATTTCAATCAAGTATCAACTGATTTGAAAACAAGCATTGAGACAAAAATGAAAGAGCATTAA